The Thermoclostridium stercorarium subsp. stercorarium DSM 8532 genome contains a region encoding:
- the carB gene encoding carbamoyl-phosphate synthase large subunit, producing the protein MPKRTDIKKILIIGSGPIVIGQACEFDYSGTQACKALKKLGYEIVLVNSNPATIMTDPGIADATYIEPLNVERLTQIIEKERPDALLPNLGGQSALNLCSELSKAGILEKYNVEVIGVKVDAIERGEDRIAFKETMRKLGIETPRSMPAYSVEEAERIALELGFPVVIRPAYTLGGTGGGLVYNIEELRQVASRGISASMVGQILIEESVLGWEELEVEVVRDSKNQMVAVCFIENIDAMGVHTGDSICVAPMLTISPQLQQRLREYAFRVVEAIEVIGGTNVQFAHDPVTDRIVIIEINPRTSRSSALASKATGFPIAFISAMLSVGITLDEIPYYKGGTLDKYTPSADYVVVKYPRWAFEKFKDAKDQLGTQMKAVGEVMSIGKNYKEALQKAVRSLEIGRYGFGFAKNYNSLGLKELLDLLIEPSSERQFIIYEALRKGADVDQLSRITHIKKWFIQQMKELVELEEEILKYKGSRLPDELLIKAKKDGFADKYIAMLLDTSEEEIRKQRIGLGVVQEWDTVPVSGVENACYYYSTYNGSKKKETCTSNAKPKVMVLGGGPNRIGQGIEFDYCCVHAAFALRDLGYETIIVNCNPETVSTDYDTSDRLYFEPLTVEDVLSIYEHEKPAGIIIQFGGQTPLNIAGELAKAGVRILGTTPETVDTAEDRDLFRHMMDKLNIPMPESGMASNLNEALEIAERIGYPLMVRPSYVLGGRGMEVIYDQEMLERYVSEAKGVTPDRPLLIDKFLENAIEAEADALSDGSNTFVPAVMEHIELAGIHSGDSACVIPPISLKPEHIRTISEYTAKIANELKVVGLMNIQYAVCNDRVYVLEANPRASRTVPLVSKVCNIQMARLATEIIIAAERGMKSPVPELKHRKITHFGVKEAVFPFNMFPEVDPLLGPEMRSTGEVLGIANSFGLAYFKAQEATKVPLPTKGAVLMSIADRDKPYLLEIAQKFAELDFEIIATEGTYNYLTNNGIKCRKVKKMYEGRPNIVDLILNGEIQLIVNTPAGKQSQHDDSYIRKSAIRYKIPYITTMTAALASAKGIAAYRANHEKDDKVKSLQGYHADIDK; encoded by the coding sequence ATGCCAAAAAGAACTGATATTAAAAAGATTCTCATTATTGGTTCAGGGCCGATTGTAATCGGCCAGGCGTGCGAATTTGACTATTCGGGCACTCAGGCCTGCAAAGCTTTAAAAAAGCTTGGTTACGAAATTGTACTTGTAAACTCCAATCCGGCCACAATTATGACCGATCCCGGCATTGCAGATGCCACGTATATTGAACCCCTGAACGTTGAACGGTTAACCCAAATCATTGAAAAAGAACGTCCCGACGCACTTCTTCCGAATCTGGGCGGTCAGTCAGCGTTAAATCTCTGTTCAGAACTGTCAAAAGCAGGAATCCTCGAAAAGTATAACGTCGAAGTAATTGGTGTGAAGGTTGATGCCATTGAACGCGGCGAAGACAGAATAGCATTCAAGGAAACAATGCGGAAGCTGGGTATTGAAACTCCCCGCAGTATGCCTGCCTACAGTGTTGAGGAAGCAGAAAGAATCGCCCTTGAGCTTGGTTTTCCTGTTGTTATACGCCCTGCATATACGCTTGGTGGCACAGGCGGCGGGCTTGTTTATAACATTGAGGAACTGAGGCAGGTCGCAAGCCGTGGTATTTCTGCAAGCATGGTGGGACAAATCCTGATTGAGGAATCGGTGCTTGGTTGGGAAGAACTTGAGGTTGAAGTGGTTCGCGACTCCAAAAATCAGATGGTGGCGGTATGTTTTATTGAAAATATTGATGCAATGGGAGTACACACGGGTGATTCGATTTGTGTTGCGCCGATGCTTACAATAAGTCCCCAGTTGCAGCAACGGCTCCGGGAATATGCCTTCAGAGTCGTTGAAGCAATAGAAGTAATCGGCGGTACAAATGTCCAGTTTGCCCACGACCCGGTGACAGACAGGATCGTTATTATTGAAATCAATCCTCGCACATCCCGTTCATCAGCTCTTGCATCAAAAGCCACCGGCTTTCCGATTGCCTTTATTTCAGCAATGCTGTCTGTAGGAATAACTCTTGACGAAATTCCGTATTACAAAGGCGGTACCCTTGACAAATATACGCCGTCGGCTGACTATGTGGTGGTTAAATACCCGCGCTGGGCTTTTGAAAAATTCAAGGACGCAAAGGACCAGCTTGGAACGCAGATGAAAGCCGTGGGCGAAGTAATGAGTATAGGCAAAAATTACAAGGAAGCCCTTCAGAAAGCCGTGCGTTCTCTGGAAATCGGACGCTATGGCTTTGGTTTCGCAAAAAACTACAATTCACTGGGGTTAAAGGAATTACTGGATCTTTTGATTGAACCTTCAAGCGAACGCCAGTTTATAATATATGAAGCGCTGCGCAAAGGTGCGGATGTTGATCAGCTCAGCAGAATCACCCATATCAAAAAATGGTTCATCCAGCAGATGAAGGAACTGGTTGAGCTGGAAGAAGAAATATTGAAATATAAAGGATCCAGGCTTCCTGATGAATTGCTTATAAAAGCAAAAAAAGACGGTTTTGCCGACAAATACATTGCAATGCTTTTGGACACAAGCGAAGAAGAAATACGGAAACAAAGAATTGGGCTTGGCGTTGTGCAGGAGTGGGATACAGTTCCTGTAAGCGGCGTTGAAAATGCCTGTTATTATTATTCCACATATAACGGCTCAAAAAAGAAAGAAACATGCACTTCAAACGCAAAACCGAAGGTTATGGTCCTGGGCGGAGGTCCAAACCGCATAGGCCAGGGAATAGAATTTGATTATTGCTGCGTCCATGCCGCTTTCGCACTCCGCGATCTGGGGTATGAGACGATTATTGTCAACTGTAACCCCGAAACTGTCTCAACCGACTACGACACATCCGACCGCCTGTATTTTGAACCTCTTACGGTAGAAGACGTATTAAGCATTTATGAACATGAAAAGCCGGCCGGAATAATAATCCAGTTTGGAGGGCAGACTCCGCTGAATATTGCCGGGGAACTTGCAAAAGCCGGTGTAAGGATCCTGGGCACAACCCCTGAAACGGTTGATACAGCTGAAGACAGAGATCTGTTTAGGCATATGATGGATAAGCTGAACATTCCGATGCCGGAGTCGGGAATGGCAAGCAATCTTAACGAAGCCCTGGAAATTGCCGAAAGAATCGGTTATCCGTTAATGGTAAGACCGTCTTATGTGCTGGGCGGACGCGGCATGGAAGTGATATATGATCAGGAAATGCTTGAAAGATACGTTTCCGAAGCCAAAGGCGTTACCCCCGATCGTCCGCTGCTTATAGACAAATTCCTTGAAAACGCCATTGAAGCCGAAGCCGATGCTCTGTCGGACGGCAGCAATACCTTTGTACCTGCGGTGATGGAGCATATAGAACTTGCCGGAATTCATTCAGGGGATTCGGCGTGCGTAATACCGCCAATCAGCCTTAAACCCGAGCATATACGGACAATATCCGAATACACGGCCAAGATTGCAAACGAATTAAAGGTTGTCGGGTTAATGAATATTCAGTATGCCGTCTGCAACGACAGGGTTTATGTGCTTGAGGCAAATCCCCGCGCGTCCAGGACGGTACCACTGGTGTCAAAGGTTTGCAATATACAAATGGCGCGGCTTGCCACCGAAATCATTATTGCCGCAGAAAGGGGCATGAAATCTCCGGTACCCGAATTGAAACACAGAAAGATAACCCACTTCGGAGTTAAGGAAGCGGTATTCCCGTTTAACATGTTCCCTGAAGTTGATCCGCTGCTGGGTCCTGAGATGCGTTCCACCGGAGAGGTGCTGGGAATTGCCAACTCGTTCGGCCTGGCATATTTCAAAGCCCAGGAGGCAACCAAGGTTCCTCTTCCGACGAAAGGCGCCGTTTTGATGAGCATTGCGGACAGGGATAAACCATACCTTCTTGAGATTGCGCAAAAATTTGCAGAACTTGATTTTGAAATAATCGCCACCGAGGGAACGTATAATTATCTTACGAATAACGGGATAAAGTGCCGGAAAGTAAAAAAAATGTATGAAGGAAGGCCTAATATTGTGGATTTAATCCTCAACGGGGAAATACAGCTCATAGTGAATACCCCTGCTGGAAAACAGAGCCAGCATGATGATTCATACATAAGGAAAAGCGCAATAAGGTATAAAATCCCGTATATTACCACAATGACCGCGGCCCTTGCAAGTGCTAAAGGTATTGCAGCATACAGGGCAAATCATGAGAAAGACGACAAGGTAAAGTCTCTTCAGGGCTACCATGCGGACATTGACAAATAG